The Oncorhynchus tshawytscha isolate Ot180627B unplaced genomic scaffold, Otsh_v2.0 Un_contig_1861_pilon_pilon, whole genome shotgun sequence genome includes a window with the following:
- the LOC121844803 gene encoding B-cell receptor CD22-like isoform X1, translating to MVMRTAGSVLVVFLWSVAVVLGQNGWSVTYTTQSICTLKGSTVDLSCFIRYPSWPKVKTTFWFTKMYDVENYVNLKDDPVYQGRVTYRSDKTNGHTLRITDLRESDSAEYKFRFVTDQTGGKYTGDPGVTLSVTDLQVKVTTTWWSTTLTCSTTCTLTGNPTYIWYRNSKIAQKDPSPSYSLYLKTEDSFYCAVKDINSPAVYGPKNTSVSVSPSGEIVEGSSVTLTCSSDANPPVDKYTWYKKNVTSPKASGQRYSITDIISEDRGEYYCEAQNRRGSMNSTALMIIVAGKPTSFVTAAVGSIVVVLVLILCLSGFMWFRKKASKSTSDTRDTSENVQGDSSPVYDNISGMAMTSTAAQTESTDNQDYVHYASVHFSGSKNQEVPLYSTVQLPQPQIQDEDVQYAAVKFSRPQCCHPVNIFCHYNRVNTRTLNSQTSSRAFICCCLLEE from the exons ATGGTCATGAGAACAGCAGGAAGTGTGTTGGtggtctttctctggtctgtagCAG TGGTACTGGGTCAGAATGGCTGGAGTGTTACATACACCACTCAGAGTATCTGTACCTTGAAGGGGTCAACAGTGGATCTGTCCTGCTTTATCAGATATCCCAGTTGGCCTAAAGTCAAAACAACCTTCTGGTTCACCAAAATGTATGATGTGGAGAATTATGTAAATCTGAAAGATGACCCAGTCTACCAAGGTCGTGTGACGTACCGTAGTGATAAGACGAATGGCCACACCCTGAGAATCACAGACCTGAGAGAAAGTGACTCAGCTGAGTACAAATTCAGATTTGTAACAGATCAGACTGGAGGGAAATATACTGGTgatcctggagtcactctgtctgttacag ACCTGCAGGTGAAGGTGACCACTACATGGTGGTCAACGACACTGACCTGTAGCACCACCTGTACTCTGACTGGTAACCCCACCTACATCTGGTACAGGAACAGTAAGATTGCGCAAAAGGACCCCTCCCCCTCATACTCATTGTACTTAAAAACTGAAGACAGCTTCTACTGTGCTGTAAAAGACATCAATTCTcctgcagtgt ACGGCCCAAAGAACACCtcagtgtcagtcagtccctctggtgAAATAGTGGAGGGCAGTTCAGTGACTCTGACCTGCAGCAGTGATGCCAACCCACCTGTGGACAAATACACCTGGTACAAGAAGAACGTAACCTCACCAAAAGCATCAGGACAGAGGTACAGCATCACTGACATCATctctgaggacagaggagaatatTACTGTGAGGCCCAGAATAGAAGAGGATCTATGAACTCTACAGCTCTGATGATCATTGTAGCAG GGAAACCAACCTCCTTTGTGACTGCAGCTGTAGGAAGCATAGTGGTTGTTCTGGttctcatcctctgtctctctggtttcaTGTGGTTCAG GAAGAAGGCCTCCAAATCCACCTCTGACACAAGAGACACATCAGAGAATGTACAG gGAGACTCTAGTCCAGTGTATGACAACATCTCAGGCATGGCCATGACCTCTACTGCAGCACAGACAGAGTCCACAGACAACCAGGATTATGTTCACTATGCCAGCGTCCACTTCTCTGGCTCCAAAAACCAGGAAGTGCCTCTGTACTCCACCGTCCAGCTGCCTCAGCCCCAGATTCAGGACGAGGATGTCCAGTATGCTGCTGTGAAATTCAGCCGGCCCCAGTGCTGCCACCCGGTGAATATTTTCTGCCATTACAACAGAGTCAATACTAGAACACTGAACTCACAGACATCATCAAGGGCATTCATATGCTGCTGTTTATTGGAAGAGTAG
- the LOC121844803 gene encoding sialoadhesin-like isoform X2 → MVMRTAGSVLVVFLWSVAVVLGQNGWSVTYTTQSICTLKGSTVDLSCFIRYPSWPKVKTTFWFTKMYDVENYVNLKDDPVYQGRVTYRSDKTNGHTLRITDLRESDSAEYKFRFVTDQTGGKYTGDPGVTLSVTDLQVKVTTTWWSTTLTCSTTCTLTGNPTYIWYRNSKIAQKDPSPSYSLYLKTEDSFYCAVKDINSPAVSVEGHSYFHVTYTHQRICTLNGSSVDISCSYTFPSGHTVSETIWYTKGKLNEASQILSPGYGGRVEYLGNMQSDSTLRITDLREEDSAEYKIRFRTDQTTWEPTFPGTTLTVTGLQVKVTPATVTEGQKVTLTCSTTCTLGNNPTYVWYKNGHVTNQSTSLFLNPVSSEDAGRYSCAVEGHEDLPLLKRLSLSHTAQRTPQCQSVPLVK, encoded by the exons ATGGTCATGAGAACAGCAGGAAGTGTGTTGGtggtctttctctggtctgtagCAG TGGTACTGGGTCAGAATGGCTGGAGTGTTACATACACCACTCAGAGTATCTGTACCTTGAAGGGGTCAACAGTGGATCTGTCCTGCTTTATCAGATATCCCAGTTGGCCTAAAGTCAAAACAACCTTCTGGTTCACCAAAATGTATGATGTGGAGAATTATGTAAATCTGAAAGATGACCCAGTCTACCAAGGTCGTGTGACGTACCGTAGTGATAAGACGAATGGCCACACCCTGAGAATCACAGACCTGAGAGAAAGTGACTCAGCTGAGTACAAATTCAGATTTGTAACAGATCAGACTGGAGGGAAATATACTGGTgatcctggagtcactctgtctgttacag ACCTGCAGGTGAAGGTGACCACTACATGGTGGTCAACGACACTGACCTGTAGCACCACCTGTACTCTGACTGGTAACCCCACCTACATCTGGTACAGGAACAGTAAGATTGCGCAAAAGGACCCCTCCCCCTCATACTCATTGTACTTAAAAACTGAAGACAGCTTCTACTGTGCTGTAAAAGACATCAATTCTcctgcagtgt CTGTTGAGGGTCACAGTTATTTCCACGTGACTTACACCCATCAGAGGATCTGTACCTTGAATGGGTCATCAGTGGACATATCCTGCTCTTATACATTTCCCAGTGGTCATACAGTCTCTGAAACAATCTGGTATACAAAAGGAAAACTTAATGAGGCGTCTCAAATCCTGAGCCCGGGGTATGGAGGTCGTGTGGAGTACCTTGGAAATATGCAGAGTGACTCCACCCTAAGAATCACAGACCTGAGAGAGGAGGACTCAGCTGAGTATAAGATTAGATTCAGAACAGATCAGACAACCTGGGAGCCCACCTTCCCTGGAACAACTCTGACTGTCACAG GTCTGCAGGTGAAGGTGACTCCTGCCACTgtgacagagggacagaaggtgacactgacctgtagcacCACCTGTACTCTGGGTAACAACCCCACATACGTTTGGTACAAGAATGGACATGTAACCAACCAATCTACCAGTCTGTTCCTAAACCCAGTCAGCAGTGAGGATGCAGGCAGATACTCCTGTGCTGTAGAAGGACATGAGGATCTCCCTCTGCTGAAGAGACTCTCACTGTCACAT ACGGCCCAAAGAACACCtcagtgtcagtcagtccctctggtgAAATAG